From the genome of Methylomonas sp. UP202, one region includes:
- a CDS encoding TonB-dependent receptor has protein sequence MCQLKFEREVNEMRNKCGVWPVLLVGVLAQGAWAVEPAEVNFDPINDADRAEALPSVEVAESVEKAATFSGSTSVIDKQTLERDQVFTVNEALRKAPGVYVRDEEGFGLRPNIAFRGQNPFRSTKVLFLEDGIPFNFAPYGDNDIYYHPPIERYDGIEIYKGADLTQFGPQTINGAINYLTPKVPTTPGGFVSFTGGNRDYLNGHARYGGMVKNVQGLDAVGGVVDYIHKEGMENRDNTFAVVDDANLKSIIDFDARNRLTLRGDFYHQDEQGAAFGLTDAEYRKLGARYNPDKNASFINDRWSTSATYEHSFNKDVTLETSFYWSAYERNWWRQQNQFPTENQCSSRGIANYVQNRENGIAVDMNDCNYNIGRKRNYETWGIAPTLHAKHDLFGVESHLDAGFRAHFENQYRRQIQGSSPTARDGTLLENNQRFADAYSGFFQNQFIWGNWTATPGVRVESVSYQRKDVRTGIAGGNSMTEILPSFAMTYSPIDQATLFFGIHRGFAPPRVEDSVNNANGAAVEIGPEISWNAEFGVRARPARGVKAEATYFHNDFDTLTALGTVGGVDTPVAQGKALYEGLELMARADLGDVFGWAHNPYAQVAYTWLPTAETTSPFHCLTDSGQATGSSQNATFTRFCPGGNVFGSAAGKRAPYAPENLLTATLGYSHASGFDAHLEAVFVGEQFADFMNLNSAGDLPLDVGTTAQRNALIKSGQFGKINDYVVVNFASSYKVRKDLTLFVSMKNMLDNTYIVDRVRGIQPGAPRLVQAGFKYEF, from the coding sequence ATGTGCCAACTCAAATTCGAACGGGAAGTGAACGAAATGCGAAATAAATGCGGAGTATGGCCGGTGTTGCTGGTGGGTGTATTGGCTCAAGGCGCTTGGGCGGTTGAGCCTGCCGAGGTCAACTTCGATCCAATCAATGACGCCGACCGGGCGGAGGCCCTGCCCAGCGTCGAAGTGGCCGAAAGCGTCGAGAAGGCCGCGACCTTCTCCGGCTCCACCTCGGTGATCGACAAGCAAACCCTGGAGCGCGACCAGGTATTCACCGTCAACGAGGCCTTGCGCAAGGCCCCCGGCGTTTATGTCCGCGACGAGGAAGGCTTTGGTTTGCGGCCGAACATCGCCTTTCGCGGCCAAAACCCGTTTCGCTCCACCAAGGTGTTGTTTTTGGAGGACGGCATTCCGTTCAACTTCGCGCCCTACGGCGATAACGACATCTACTACCATCCGCCGATCGAGCGCTACGACGGCATCGAAATTTACAAGGGCGCCGACTTGACCCAATTCGGCCCACAAACCATCAACGGCGCGATCAATTATCTGACGCCCAAGGTACCGACCACGCCCGGCGGTTTCGTCAGCTTTACCGGCGGCAACCGCGATTATCTGAACGGCCATGCCCGTTACGGCGGCATGGTCAAGAACGTGCAAGGCCTGGATGCGGTCGGCGGCGTGGTCGATTACATTCACAAGGAAGGCATGGAAAATCGCGACAACACCTTCGCCGTGGTGGACGACGCCAACCTGAAAAGCATCATCGACTTCGACGCGCGCAATCGCCTGACGCTACGCGGCGATTTTTACCACCAGGACGAGCAAGGCGCGGCCTTCGGCTTGACCGACGCCGAATACCGCAAGCTGGGCGCTCGTTACAATCCGGATAAGAACGCCAGCTTCATCAACGACCGCTGGTCCACCTCGGCCACCTACGAGCACAGCTTCAATAAGGACGTGACCTTGGAAACCAGCTTTTACTGGTCGGCCTACGAACGCAACTGGTGGCGGCAGCAGAATCAGTTCCCGACCGAAAACCAATGCAGCAGCCGCGGCATCGCCAATTACGTGCAAAATCGCGAAAACGGCATCGCGGTGGATATGAACGACTGCAACTACAACATCGGTCGCAAGCGCAATTACGAAACCTGGGGCATTGCCCCGACTCTACATGCCAAACACGATCTGTTCGGCGTCGAAAGCCATTTGGATGCGGGTTTTCGCGCGCACTTCGAGAACCAGTACCGCCGGCAAATCCAGGGCAGCTCACCGACCGCGCGCGACGGCACCTTGCTGGAAAACAACCAGCGTTTCGCCGATGCCTATTCCGGTTTTTTCCAAAATCAATTCATTTGGGGAAACTGGACGGCGACCCCCGGCGTTCGGGTCGAGTCGGTGAGTTACCAGCGTAAGGACGTGCGAACCGGGATCGCCGGCGGCAATAGCATGACCGAAATTCTGCCGTCGTTCGCGATGACCTACAGTCCGATCGACCAAGCCACGCTGTTTTTCGGTATTCATCGCGGGTTCGCGCCGCCGCGCGTCGAGGACAGCGTCAACAATGCCAACGGCGCGGCGGTGGAGATTGGCCCGGAAATTAGTTGGAACGCCGAATTCGGCGTCCGGGCCAGACCGGCGCGCGGCGTTAAAGCCGAAGCAACCTATTTCCACAACGATTTCGATACCCTGACTGCCTTGGGTACGGTTGGCGGCGTCGATACCCCGGTGGCGCAGGGCAAAGCGCTGTATGAAGGTTTAGAATTGATGGCGCGGGCCGATCTCGGCGACGTGTTCGGCTGGGCGCACAATCCCTACGCGCAAGTCGCCTACACCTGGCTGCCGACCGCCGAAACCACGTCACCGTTTCATTGCCTGACCGACAGCGGCCAGGCGACCGGCTCCAGCCAGAACGCGACCTTCACCCGATTCTGTCCGGGCGGGAACGTATTCGGCTCGGCGGCAGGCAAACGCGCGCCCTACGCGCCGGAAAACCTGCTGACCGCGACGCTGGGCTACTCGCATGCCAGCGGCTTCGATGCGCACTTGGAAGCGGTGTTCGTCGGCGAGCAATTCGCCGACTTCATGAACCTGAACAGCGCCGGCGACTTGCCGTTGGATGTCGGCACCACCGCTCAACGCAACGCGCTGATCAAGTCCGGCCAGTTCGGCA
- a CDS encoding sensor histidine kinase: protein MMALRERLGRGLIAALCVIFVVHWIAADWVIRTVAEGQMANRLADDGYSLLESLAYADDDKLSFNRLRISSVYSRPLSGHYYLVKIDAEAHPSPSLLDFPLPVQAVGPEQQTLYHLSGPENRPLLVLSLGAVRLGHRINIHIAEDLSAVDHDITWIRAAYFALTLTILMAAIGVLSWDVGRALRPLTLVGGELEQVCAGRRQRIELDVPDEIKPLVNEINHLLELVARRLQQSRTAIGNLAHALKPPLALLFRVAEEPAFLDHPDLREQVQGQTETIRRCIERELKRARIAGDQQASAAFNPRKELVALKKTLRAIHAEKDLDIQITAPDASVHFDREDMMEMLGNLLDNACKWARRRIDVELAFADEVLVRVADDGPGCGETELPGLTRRGARLDESVQGHGLGLGIVADIVDSYKGSLHLGRSKALGGFLATVRLPLSR, encoded by the coding sequence ATGATGGCGTTGCGCGAGCGCCTGGGCCGCGGCCTGATCGCCGCGCTGTGCGTGATTTTCGTCGTGCATTGGATCGCGGCGGATTGGGTCATCCGCACCGTCGCCGAGGGCCAGATGGCGAATCGATTGGCCGACGACGGTTATTCCTTGCTGGAATCGCTGGCCTACGCCGACGACGATAAACTCTCGTTCAACCGCTTGCGGATCAGCTCGGTCTACAGCCGGCCGTTGTCCGGCCATTACTATCTGGTCAAAATCGACGCCGAAGCCCATCCGTCGCCGTCGCTGCTGGATTTTCCGTTACCGGTTCAAGCCGTCGGGCCGGAACAGCAGACGCTTTATCATCTGTCCGGCCCGGAAAATCGACCGTTACTGGTGTTGAGCCTGGGCGCGGTGCGCTTGGGCCATAGAATCAACATTCATATCGCCGAGGATTTGTCGGCGGTCGATCACGATATCACCTGGATACGCGCCGCCTACTTTGCGCTGACGTTGACGATTCTGATGGCTGCGATCGGCGTGCTGAGTTGGGATGTCGGACGCGCGTTGCGGCCGCTGACGCTGGTCGGCGGCGAACTGGAACAAGTCTGCGCTGGTCGGCGCCAGCGTATCGAATTGGACGTGCCGGACGAGATCAAACCGCTGGTGAACGAGATCAATCATTTGCTGGAACTGGTTGCCCGGCGCTTGCAGCAGTCCCGTACCGCGATCGGCAATCTGGCGCACGCGCTGAAGCCGCCGCTGGCCTTGCTGTTTCGGGTTGCCGAAGAACCGGCGTTTCTGGACCATCCCGACTTGCGCGAGCAAGTGCAGGGCCAAACCGAAACCATCCGGCGCTGCATCGAGCGGGAACTGAAACGTGCCCGGATCGCCGGAGACCAGCAGGCCAGCGCCGCGTTCAATCCCCGCAAGGAATTGGTGGCGTTAAAAAAAACCCTGCGGGCGATCCATGCCGAGAAGGACCTGGATATTCAGATCACCGCCCCGGACGCATCGGTGCATTTCGACCGGGAAGACATGATGGAAATGCTCGGCAACCTACTGGACAACGCCTGCAAATGGGCCAGGCGGCGCATTGATGTTGAGCTGGCCTTTGCCGACGAGGTGTTGGTGCGGGTCGCCGACGACGGGCCGGGTTGCGGCGAAACCGAATTGCCGGGGTTAACCCGGCGCGGGGCACGCCTGGACGAGTCGGTGCAAGGTCACGGCCTGGGTTTGGGTATCGTCGCCGACATCGTCGATAGTTACAAAGGCAGCCTGCACCTCGGCCGCAGCAAGGCATTGGGCGGATTTCTGGCGACGGTGCGTCTACCGTTGAGCCGCTAA
- a CDS encoding response regulator transcription factor, protein MKLLLVEDDVALAAPLKMDLERAGYVVDTAADGEHGEFLGATEDYDAAILDLGLPKLAGLDVLKRWRDAGNATPVIVLTARDAWYEKVDGFKAGADDYLGKPFHPQELLVRLQAILKRVHRHNQFTLQVLGVLLDEDEQTAAVNGGEAYPLTAIEFRLLRYFMMNAGKVLTKSQLGEHIYSESDEPDSNVIEVYVKRLRKIVGSDLIQTRRGQGYVFGSRP, encoded by the coding sequence ATGAAATTGCTGTTGGTTGAAGACGACGTTGCATTAGCGGCGCCGCTAAAGATGGACTTGGAGCGGGCCGGCTACGTCGTCGATACGGCCGCGGACGGCGAGCACGGTGAGTTTCTCGGCGCGACCGAAGATTACGACGCGGCGATACTCGATTTAGGCTTGCCCAAATTGGCCGGCCTCGACGTTTTGAAACGCTGGCGGGATGCCGGCAATGCCACGCCGGTGATTGTCTTGACCGCCCGCGATGCCTGGTACGAGAAAGTGGACGGCTTCAAGGCCGGCGCCGACGATTATTTGGGTAAGCCGTTTCATCCGCAAGAATTGCTGGTCAGGCTGCAAGCCATTTTGAAACGGGTTCACCGCCATAATCAGTTTACGTTGCAGGTGTTGGGCGTCCTGCTCGACGAGGACGAGCAAACCGCCGCGGTCAATGGCGGGGAGGCTTACCCGCTGACCGCGATCGAGTTTCGGCTGTTGCGCTATTTCATGATGAACGCCGGCAAAGTCCTGACCAAGTCGCAATTAGGCGAACATATCTACAGCGAATCGGACGAGCCAGATAGCAATGTCATCGAAGTCTACGTCAAGCGCCTGCGCAAGATCGTCGGCAGCGATTTGATCCAGACTCGCCGGGGCCAGGGTTACGTGTTCGGAAGCCGGCCATGA
- a CDS encoding 3'-5' exonuclease family protein, which translates to MPALAFVDLETTGASPRQDRITEIGIVLVDADGVREWSQLVNPQMRIPLFIEQMTGISNEMVSGAPPFSAIARQVWELLEDRVFVAHNARFDYSFLKNEFKRLDLPFQPQVLCTVKLSRALYPQYHHHNLDSLIERHGLTANDRHRALADAQLIHQFWEHLHREFPAERLTDTVAGLLGKSSLPSRIDPLLTHELPDGPGVYLFYGENDLPLYIGKSVNIRQRVLAHFAADHRHDKEMNLSQQLRRIDWLETSGELGALLTEAKLIKQMMPVYNRRLRRKNALGAWRLAQHGEQVRPELVWADALDFGGQDNLYGLYHSQRDAQKALRGLAEQHGLCLSVLGLEKTVPGRPCFGYQLKKCAGACVGAEPHLAHAGRLFVAMQKLKLATWPYPGPIGVREGDDMHVIDRWCYLGSARTEADVAELLNAGRPAFDRDTYTLLAKMLKKARIIPLASRSPAGLDLADNF; encoded by the coding sequence ATGCCAGCCCTAGCCTTTGTCGATTTGGAAACCACCGGCGCCTCGCCGCGACAAGACCGGATAACCGAAATCGGTATCGTCTTGGTCGATGCCGACGGCGTCCGGGAATGGAGCCAACTGGTCAACCCGCAAATGCGCATTCCGCTGTTCATCGAACAAATGACCGGCATCAGCAACGAGATGGTCTCAGGCGCGCCGCCGTTCTCCGCGATCGCGCGCCAAGTCTGGGAACTGTTGGAAGATCGAGTATTCGTCGCTCATAACGCCCGTTTCGATTACAGCTTTCTGAAAAACGAATTCAAGCGCCTGGACCTGCCGTTTCAGCCGCAAGTGCTTTGTACGGTCAAATTGTCGCGCGCACTCTATCCCCAATACCACCACCATAATCTGGACAGTCTGATCGAACGGCATGGCCTGACCGCCAACGATCGGCATCGCGCCTTGGCCGACGCCCAATTGATTCATCAGTTTTGGGAGCATCTGCATCGCGAATTCCCGGCCGAGCGTTTGACCGACACGGTGGCCGGTTTGCTCGGCAAATCCAGCCTGCCCTCGCGGATCGACCCGCTGTTGACCCACGAATTGCCCGACGGACCGGGCGTCTATTTGTTTTACGGCGAAAACGATTTGCCGCTCTACATCGGTAAAAGCGTGAATATCCGGCAACGGGTACTCGCCCACTTCGCGGCCGACCACCGCCACGACAAGGAAATGAATCTGTCGCAACAACTTAGGCGCATAGACTGGCTGGAAACGTCCGGGGAATTGGGCGCGCTGCTGACCGAAGCCAAGCTAATCAAACAAATGATGCCGGTCTATAACCGCCGTCTGCGCCGCAAGAATGCGCTGGGCGCTTGGCGGCTGGCGCAACACGGCGAACAAGTGCGCCCCGAACTGGTCTGGGCGGACGCGCTGGATTTCGGCGGTCAGGACAATCTGTACGGCCTGTACCACAGCCAGCGCGACGCCCAAAAAGCCTTGCGCGGTCTGGCCGAGCAACACGGCCTTTGCCTGAGCGTGCTGGGCCTGGAGAAAACCGTGCCGGGACGACCCTGCTTCGGCTATCAATTGAAAAAATGCGCGGGCGCCTGCGTCGGGGCCGAACCACACTTGGCACATGCCGGCCGCTTATTCGTTGCGATGCAAAAACTTAAATTGGCGACTTGGCCCTATCCCGGCCCGATAGGCGTTCGGGAAGGCGACGACATGCACGTCATCGACCGCTGGTGCTACCTGGGCAGCGCCCGCACCGAAGCCGACGTCGCCGAACTACTCAATGCCGGCCGGCCGGCTTTCGATCGCGATACCTATACCTTGCTCGCCAAGATGCTGAAAAAGGCCCGGATTATTCCGCTGGCAAGCCGCTCACCCGCTGGGCTCGATCTGGCCGACAACTTCTAA
- the lexA gene encoding transcriptional repressor LexA encodes MTLTRKQQALFDFLLQNQDSFTHPPTLEELCAAMGLKSRGSLHSQIKALIDANLVEAPERKQRGIRLTDYAKSLAAPTQDSSLLPLVGYIAAGRPIEAIENIAYMAVPEPLKTDKPCYILRVKGDSMQEAGIFDGDWVVIEQRSHARNGEIVVALVDKAEATLKFIEQYPHETLLVPANSQMQAMRFRPEQVEIQGVLVGQMRSYTHP; translated from the coding sequence ATGACACTGACCCGTAAACAACAAGCGCTTTTCGACTTCCTGCTGCAAAACCAGGACAGCTTCACCCATCCGCCGACGCTGGAAGAACTGTGCGCGGCAATGGGCTTGAAATCGCGCGGTTCGCTGCATAGCCAAATCAAGGCCCTGATCGACGCCAATCTGGTCGAAGCGCCGGAACGCAAGCAGCGCGGCATCCGCCTGACCGATTACGCCAAATCGTTGGCCGCCCCGACCCAGGATTCCAGTCTGCTGCCGCTAGTCGGCTATATCGCCGCCGGCCGGCCGATCGAAGCCATCGAAAACATCGCCTACATGGCGGTGCCCGAACCGCTGAAAACCGACAAACCTTGTTACATCCTGCGGGTCAAGGGCGACTCGATGCAGGAAGCCGGCATCTTCGACGGCGACTGGGTCGTCATCGAGCAACGCAGCCACGCCCGCAACGGCGAAATCGTCGTGGCCTTGGTCGACAAGGCCGAGGCCACCTTGAAATTTATCGAGCAATACCCCCACGAAACCCTGCTGGTTCCCGCCAACTCTCAGATGCAGGCCATGCGTTTTCGGCCCGAGCAAGTGGAGATACAAGGCGTACTGGTAGGCCAGATGCGCAGTTACACCCACCCTTAA
- a CDS encoding NGG1p interacting factor NIF3, producing the protein MYKLCFFVPASHLEPVKNALFAAGAGHFGDYDRCCWQTLGIGQFRPLPGSVPYSGRTGEVTQVEEYKVEMVCSASAIRPALTALLASHPYQQPAYEIHRLIDPDALPTAD; encoded by the coding sequence ATGTATAAGCTGTGCTTTTTCGTACCCGCCAGCCATCTGGAGCCGGTCAAAAACGCGCTGTTCGCCGCCGGAGCCGGCCATTTCGGCGATTACGACCGATGCTGTTGGCAAACCCTCGGCATCGGTCAATTTCGGCCGTTGCCCGGTAGCGTCCCCTATTCCGGCCGAACCGGCGAAGTGACGCAAGTCGAGGAATACAAAGTCGAGATGGTTTGCAGCGCGTCCGCGATACGTCCGGCGCTGACCGCGCTGCTCGCCAGTCACCCCTACCAGCAACCGGCTTACGAAATCCATCGCTTGATCGATCCCGACGCGCTACCCACAGCCGATTAG
- a CDS encoding endonuclease/exonuclease/phosphatase family protein: protein MAFTLLTLNLHTYQQHPRQNCFETMHLHEREVQIIAEAIAGQRIDAVCFQEVGEYRYDPMTHPYGESPSNMAFRICRRLREWGHWFHIHQDWSHIGFQQWREGTAILSRYPLHHNYAAYVSHDRGKDNYMSRNVTVSCIDLPRFGLLHVANVHLSWAHHGFHEEYARLKQLIASRRHFGVRGDLLVGDFNAPAGEHAYQQIVGNGEYVDQYYELHPHRFHEPTFRGQIDGWRHSPPRRIDYIFKRNGHPLRIREMTPIFNDEFYPTVSDHFGYLARFELF, encoded by the coding sequence ATGGCGTTCACGCTGTTAACGCTGAATCTGCACACCTATCAGCAACACCCTCGGCAAAATTGTTTCGAAACCATGCATTTGCACGAGCGAGAAGTGCAAATCATCGCCGAAGCCATCGCCGGGCAGCGTATCGACGCTGTTTGTTTTCAGGAAGTCGGCGAATACCGGTACGATCCGATGACGCATCCGTATGGCGAGTCGCCGTCGAATATGGCATTTCGAATTTGCCGGCGTTTACGGGAATGGGGCCATTGGTTTCACATCCACCAGGACTGGAGTCATATCGGCTTTCAGCAATGGCGGGAAGGCACGGCCATCTTGAGCCGCTATCCGTTGCACCATAACTATGCCGCTTACGTGTCTCACGATCGCGGCAAAGATAACTATATGTCGCGCAACGTGACCGTCAGCTGCATCGACCTGCCCCGGTTTGGCCTGCTGCACGTTGCCAACGTGCATCTGAGTTGGGCGCATCACGGCTTTCATGAGGAATACGCCCGCTTGAAGCAGTTGATCGCTTCCCGCCGGCATTTCGGCGTCCGAGGTGATTTGCTGGTCGGCGATTTCAACGCGCCGGCCGGCGAACACGCCTATCAGCAGATCGTCGGCAACGGCGAATACGTCGATCAATATTACGAGCTGCATCCGCATCGGTTTCACGAACCGACCTTTCGCGGACAGATCGACGGTTGGCGGCATAGCCCGCCCCGGCGCATCGATTACATCTTCAAACGCAATGGGCATCCGTTGCGCATCCGCGAGATGACACCCATCTTCAACGACGAATTTTATCCGACGGTGTCGGACCACTTCGGCTACCTGGCTCGATTCGAGCTGTTTTAA
- a CDS encoding DUF6447 family protein, producing MADPNSSIPTLTIGDKTHPIDSLSDIAKTQLSNLQIVDAEIQRLQQQLGIAQVARETFLSTLQAEFAKLG from the coding sequence ATGGCCGATCCAAACTCCAGCATTCCAACCCTGACGATAGGCGACAAAACTCACCCGATCGACAGTCTTAGCGACATCGCCAAAACTCAATTGTCCAATCTGCAAATCGTCGACGCCGAAATCCAGCGGCTGCAACAACAGTTGGGCATCGCCCAAGTCGCGCGCGAGACCTTTCTCTCTACGTTGCAGGCCGAATTCGCCAAATTGGGTTGA
- a CDS encoding PilT/PilU family type 4a pilus ATPase: protein MEFKDYLKILVQQDGSDLYLTAGAPPAAKFHGTLRPLENIRLTNERLKEIAHAIMDADQRAAFEQVPEMNLAIAEEGVGRFRVNIFKQRSNYALVIRNIKVDIPNADTLGLPQVLKDKIMEKRGLILFVGGTGSGKSTSLAALIDYRNSHASGHIITIEDPIEFVHPHKKSLVNQREVGVDTLSYEDALKNTLRQAPDVILIGEIRSQETMEHALAFAETGHLCLSTLHANNANQALDRIINFFPEERRPQLLMDLSLNLQAFVSQRLVPTVEGKRVAAIEILLGSKLVSDLIQKGDVHAIKEAMEKSENIGMQTFDSHLLKLYKSGVISLDEALRNADSPNNLKLKINLSEGLGSATADDKPSLADTLSLQEIVKPEENEEEGGH from the coding sequence ATGGAATTTAAAGATTACCTGAAAATTTTGGTTCAACAAGACGGTTCGGATTTATATCTGACCGCCGGCGCGCCGCCGGCCGCTAAATTTCACGGCACGCTGCGGCCGCTGGAAAACATCCGGCTGACCAACGAAAGACTTAAAGAGATAGCCCATGCCATCATGGATGCCGATCAGCGCGCGGCCTTCGAACAGGTACCGGAAATGAATCTAGCCATCGCCGAGGAAGGCGTGGGCCGGTTTAGGGTGAATATTTTCAAGCAACGCAGCAATTACGCGCTGGTGATCCGCAACATCAAGGTCGATATTCCCAACGCCGACACCCTGGGCTTGCCGCAGGTATTGAAAGACAAAATCATGGAAAAGCGCGGCCTGATCTTGTTCGTCGGCGGCACCGGCTCCGGCAAATCCACCTCGCTGGCGGCCTTGATCGATTACCGCAACAGCCATGCGTCCGGCCACATCATTACCATCGAAGACCCGATCGAGTTCGTCCATCCGCACAAGAAATCGCTGGTGAATCAGCGCGAGGTCGGCGTCGATACGCTCAGCTATGAAGACGCGCTGAAAAACACGCTGCGCCAAGCGCCCGACGTGATCCTGATCGGCGAAATCCGCAGCCAGGAGACGATGGAGCACGCGCTGGCCTTCGCCGAAACCGGCCATCTGTGTCTGTCGACCTTGCATGCCAACAACGCCAATCAGGCCTTGGACCGGATCATCAATTTCTTTCCGGAAGAGCGCCGTCCGCAATTGTTGATGGACTTGTCGCTGAACTTGCAGGCCTTCGTGTCGCAACGCTTGGTGCCGACCGTGGAAGGCAAGCGGGTCGCGGCGATCGAGATATTGTTGGGCAGTAAACTGGTCAGCGACCTGATCCAAAAAGGCGACGTGCATGCGATCAAGGAAGCCATGGAAAAATCGGAAAACATCGGCATGCAAACCTTCGACAGCCATTTGCTCAAGCTCTATAAAAGCGGCGTGATTTCGCTGGACGAGGCATTGCGCAACGCCGATTCGCCGAACAACCTAAAGCTCAAAATCAACCTCAGCGAAGGCCTGGGTTCGGCGACCGCCGACGACAAACCCAGCTTGGCGGATACTTTGTCGTTGCAGGAAATCGTCAAGCCCGAGGAAAATGAAGAAGAGGGCGGGCATTGA